A section of the Rhizobium sp. SSA_523 genome encodes:
- the fmt gene encoding methionyl-tRNA formyltransferase, with the protein MALRIIFMGTPEFSVPTLRALKAAGHVIVAVYTQPPRPGGRRGLDLQKSPVHQAAELLGIPVFTPLNFKDPEERARFRAHAADVAVVVAYGLLLPMEVLEGTRLGCYNGHASLLPRWRGAAPIQRAIMAGDDKTGMMVMKMEKGLDTGPVALTAEVEIAKDTTAGELHDRLMQVGARAMVEAMEKLEADELPLTPQPQDGVLYAAKIDKSETRIDFTRPAAVVHDHIRGLSPFPGAWFEAVIAGRTERIKVLASSLAEAKGEAGMVLDDRLTVACGEGAIRLIRLQKAGGKPLDAETFLRGTALAAGTRLA; encoded by the coding sequence ATGGCACTGCGCATCATCTTCATGGGGACGCCCGAATTTTCCGTGCCGACCCTGCGCGCCCTCAAGGCGGCCGGACACGTGATCGTGGCGGTCTATACCCAGCCTCCCCGCCCGGGCGGCCGCCGCGGCCTCGACCTGCAGAAATCGCCGGTCCATCAGGCGGCGGAACTTCTCGGCATTCCGGTCTTCACGCCGCTGAATTTCAAGGATCCGGAGGAGCGCGCCCGTTTTCGCGCCCATGCGGCCGATGTGGCGGTGGTGGTCGCCTATGGACTGCTTCTGCCGATGGAGGTTCTGGAGGGCACGCGGCTCGGCTGTTACAACGGCCATGCCTCCCTCCTGCCGCGCTGGCGCGGCGCCGCGCCCATCCAGCGGGCCATCATGGCCGGCGATGACAAGACCGGCATGATGGTGATGAAGATGGAGAAGGGCCTGGATACCGGCCCTGTGGCGCTGACGGCGGAGGTGGAGATTGCGAAAGACACCACGGCCGGTGAGTTGCATGACCGGCTGATGCAGGTCGGGGCGCGCGCCATGGTCGAGGCCATGGAAAAGCTGGAGGCTGATGAACTGCCGCTGACGCCGCAGCCGCAGGATGGCGTTCTCTATGCCGCCAAGATCGATAAAAGCGAAACGCGGATCGATTTCACCAGGCCGGCCGCTGTGGTCCACGATCACATCCGCGGTCTCTCGCCCTTTCCCGGCGCCTGGTTCGAAGCCGTGATCGCCGGCAGGACGGAGCGGATCAAGGTTCTGGCCAGCAGCCTTGCCGAGGCAAAGGGTGAGGCGGGCATGGTGCTGGACGACAGGCTGACAGTGGCCTGCGGCGAGGGAGCGATCCGACTGATCCGCCTGCAGAAAGCCGGTGGCAAGCCGCTGGACGCCGAAACCTTCCTGCGCGGGACTGCGCTTGCCGCCGGAACGAGGCTGGCCTGA
- a CDS encoding DNA recombination protein RmuC yields the protein MQHANASLVDPALAALLAGPIGLILGGAALLLLLAVWLTRRAASRRREEMENRLDTLLRAQAEMQGRMSAMTEALGSRQAELNRAVNQRLDGMTHRLGSTIAEQTKSTHDNLRLLQERLAVIDAAQSNIQTLAKDVVGLQAILSNKQTRGAFGQGRMEVIVADGLPKGAYSFQTTLSNGLRPDCTITMPNDAPPLVIDAKFPLEAWHAFRDAPHPDQRKMAGQQFRRDLETHIKDIAEKYLLAGETQETAFLFVPSESIFAEIHEHFEGVVQKAQRLRIVIVSPSLLMLSIQVLQALLKDQRMREQAHLVQSEVALLMDDLVRLDERTRKLQGHFSLAQKDIEQILTSSDKLSRRGARISALDLEEVEPPAAATQPLSERMPAQPSSANDGRTRLLKLRMVDED from the coding sequence ATGCAACACGCAAATGCTTCACTCGTCGATCCGGCTTTGGCCGCACTGCTTGCGGGTCCCATCGGCCTCATTCTGGGCGGCGCGGCCCTTCTCCTCCTTCTCGCCGTCTGGCTTACCCGCCGCGCGGCGAGCCGGCGGCGCGAGGAGATGGAGAACCGCCTGGACACGCTTTTACGGGCGCAGGCCGAAATGCAGGGCCGCATGTCCGCCATGACGGAGGCCCTGGGCAGCCGCCAGGCGGAGCTCAACCGCGCGGTCAACCAGAGACTCGACGGCATGACCCACAGGCTCGGCTCGACGATTGCCGAACAGACCAAATCCACCCATGACAACCTGCGCCTCCTGCAGGAGAGACTGGCGGTGATCGATGCGGCGCAGAGCAATATCCAGACGCTGGCCAAGGATGTGGTGGGGCTGCAGGCCATTCTCTCCAACAAGCAGACGCGTGGCGCCTTCGGACAAGGGCGCATGGAAGTGATCGTCGCAGACGGCCTGCCAAAGGGCGCCTACAGCTTTCAGACCACACTCTCCAACGGCCTGCGGCCGGACTGCACGATCACCATGCCGAATGACGCGCCGCCGCTTGTCATCGACGCCAAATTTCCGCTCGAAGCCTGGCATGCCTTTCGCGACGCGCCCCATCCCGACCAGCGCAAGATGGCCGGGCAGCAATTCCGGCGCGACCTGGAAACGCATATCAAGGATATTGCCGAGAAATACCTTCTGGCCGGCGAAACGCAGGAGACGGCCTTTCTCTTCGTGCCCTCCGAATCCATCTTCGCTGAGATTCACGAGCATTTCGAAGGCGTTGTGCAGAAGGCGCAGCGGCTGCGCATCGTCATCGTCTCGCCATCGCTGCTGATGCTCTCCATCCAGGTCCTGCAGGCGCTCCTCAAGGATCAGCGCATGCGCGAACAGGCGCATCTCGTCCAGAGCGAGGTGGCGCTGCTGATGGACGACCTCGTGCGGCTCGACGAGAGGACCCGTAAACTGCAGGGGCATTTCTCCCTGGCCCAGAAGGATATCGAGCAGATCCTGACCTCTTCCGACAAGCTGTCACGCCGCGGCGCCCGCATCAGCGCCCTCGACCTGGAAGAGGTCGAGCCTCCGGCTGCGGCCACCCAGCCTCTGTCGGAGCGCATGCCCGCACAGCCAAGTTCCGCGAATGACGGCCGCACGCGACTTCTGAAGCTTCGGATGGTTGACGAGGATTGA
- a CDS encoding helix-turn-helix domain-containing protein — MIENKKRPNPIDIHVGSRIRLRRTMLGMSQEKLGESLGITFQQIQKYEKGTNRVGASRLQNISGILNVPVSFFFEDAPGDRPASEMGMAEASSSNYVVDFLSSSEGLQLNRAFVKITDPKVRRRLVDLVKALAAEADSE; from the coding sequence ATGATCGAGAACAAGAAGAGGCCGAACCCGATCGACATTCATGTCGGAAGCCGAATTCGTCTTCGTCGCACTATGCTGGGCATGAGCCAGGAAAAACTGGGCGAAAGCCTCGGCATCACGTTCCAGCAGATCCAGAAATATGAGAAGGGCACCAACCGCGTCGGCGCCAGCCGGCTGCAGAACATATCGGGCATTCTCAATGTGCCTGTCTCGTTTTTCTTCGAGGATGCGCCCGGCGACCGCCCGGCTTCGGAAATGGGGATGGCGGAAGCCTCCAGCTCCAATTACGTGGTGGACTTCCTGTCCTCCTCGGAAGGGCTGCAACTGAACCGCGCCTTCGTCAAGATCACCGACCCCAAAGTGCGTCGGCGGCTGGTGGATCTGGTCAAGGCATTGGCGGCAGAAGCCGATTCCGAATGA
- the metK gene encoding methionine adenosyltransferase gives MRANYLFTSESVAEGHPDKVCDRISDEIVDLVYREATKTGVDPWKVRIACETLATTNRVVIAGEVRLPPSLMKKDKNGQDVINPAKFKTVARRAIRDIGYEQEGFHWKSARIDVLLHSQSADIAQGVDNAADQQGNEGAGDQGIMFGYACNETPDLMPAPIYYSHRILQLLANARKTGEGDVAKLGPDAKSQVTVRYVNGKPSEAVSIVLSTQHLDEAWDSKKVRQVVEPYIREALGDLKIADDCAWYINPTGKFVIGGPDGDAGLTGRKIIVDTYGGAAPHGGGAFSGKDTTKVDRSAAYAARYLAKNVVAAGLSEKCTIQISYAIGIAQPLSIYVDLHGTGKNATEDQVEAAIRKVMDLSPSGIRKHLDLNKPIYAKTSAYGHFGRKAGRDGSFSWEKLDLVKPLKEAMKG, from the coding sequence ATGCGCGCCAATTACCTGTTTACCAGCGAATCCGTCGCTGAAGGCCATCCCGATAAGGTCTGCGATCGCATTTCCGATGAGATCGTCGACCTGGTGTACCGCGAAGCCACCAAGACCGGGGTGGATCCATGGAAGGTGCGCATCGCCTGTGAGACGCTGGCCACCACCAATCGTGTGGTCATCGCCGGGGAAGTCCGTTTGCCGCCGAGCCTGATGAAGAAGGACAAGAACGGCCAGGACGTCATCAATCCCGCCAAGTTCAAGACCGTGGCGCGCCGCGCGATCCGTGATATCGGCTATGAGCAGGAAGGCTTCCACTGGAAGTCCGCCCGCATCGATGTTCTGCTCCATTCGCAATCGGCCGACATTGCCCAGGGCGTGGACAATGCAGCCGATCAGCAGGGCAATGAGGGCGCCGGCGACCAGGGCATCATGTTCGGCTATGCCTGCAACGAGACGCCGGATCTGATGCCGGCCCCGATCTATTATTCGCACCGCATCCTTCAGCTGCTGGCCAATGCGCGCAAGACGGGCGAGGGCGATGTCGCAAAGCTCGGGCCCGATGCCAAGAGCCAGGTGACCGTCCGCTACGTGAACGGCAAGCCCTCGGAAGCCGTTTCCATCGTTTTGTCGACGCAGCATCTGGACGAAGCCTGGGATTCCAAGAAGGTCCGCCAGGTTGTGGAGCCCTATATCCGCGAAGCGCTCGGCGATCTGAAGATTGCCGATGACTGCGCCTGGTACATCAACCCCACGGGCAAGTTCGTCATTGGCGGACCGGACGGCGATGCCGGATTGACCGGCCGCAAGATCATCGTCGACACCTATGGCGGTGCAGCCCCGCATGGCGGCGGCGCCTTTTCCGGCAAGGACACGACCAAGGTCGACCGGTCGGCAGCCTATGCGGCCCGCTACCTGGCCAAGAATGTCGTCGCTGCCGGCCTTTCGGAAAAATGCACGATCCAGATTTCCTATGCCATCGGCATTGCCCAGCCGCTGTCGATCTATGTCGACCTGCATGGAACCGGCAAGAACGCGACCGAAGATCAGGTCGAGGCCGCGATCCGCAAGGTCATGGATCTTTCGCCGTCCGGCATCCGCAAGCATCTTGACCTCAACAAGCCGATCTATGCAAAAACATCCGCCTATGGCCATTTCGGCCGCAAGGCCGGCCGCGACGGTTCCTTCTCCTGGGAGAAGCTGGATCTGGTGAAGCCGCTCAAGGAAGCAATGAAGGGCTGA
- a CDS encoding ribokinase, with amino-acid sequence MITVFGSVNMDLIATTARLPEPGETLEGGSFSTAAGGKGANQALAARRAGSQVQMVAAVGDDAFAEPALALLSQAGVDLARVRTVDGSTGTALILVGGDGENMIVVVSGANGRVTPQDGKAALASMAEGDILMLQMEIPASCVEQALTDAAARGVTTLFNTAPLTPDSIRLAHLATILVSNETEFELLIGRRKLSADERISAMRQHHAETGQTLVVTLGGDGVVAMHQGELLAQKGLTIDPVDTVGAGDTFCGYLAASLDQGLDFAAALRRAAVAGSLACLKPGAQPAIPMAGDVDARR; translated from the coding sequence ATGATCACCGTCTTCGGCTCCGTCAACATGGATCTCATCGCCACCACAGCACGCCTGCCGGAGCCGGGCGAGACCCTGGAAGGCGGTTCCTTTTCCACGGCCGCCGGCGGCAAGGGTGCCAATCAGGCTTTGGCTGCACGCCGCGCCGGATCGCAGGTGCAGATGGTGGCGGCTGTCGGCGATGATGCTTTCGCAGAGCCCGCCCTGGCCCTGCTGTCGCAGGCGGGAGTGGATCTCGCACGGGTGAGGACGGTCGACGGTTCGACCGGCACGGCACTCATCCTCGTCGGCGGCGACGGAGAGAACATGATCGTGGTGGTATCCGGCGCCAATGGCCGCGTGACACCGCAGGACGGCAAGGCCGCCCTTGCCTCCATGGCCGAGGGCGACATTCTCATGCTGCAGATGGAAATCCCGGCATCCTGCGTGGAGCAGGCGCTGACGGACGCCGCCGCCCGGGGAGTGACCACCCTGTTCAACACGGCGCCGCTGACGCCGGATTCGATCCGCCTCGCCCACCTGGCAACCATCCTGGTCTCCAACGAAACCGAATTCGAGCTTCTCATCGGCCGTCGGAAACTCTCCGCCGACGAACGGATCAGCGCCATGCGCCAGCATCATGCGGAAACCGGCCAGACACTGGTGGTGACGCTGGGCGGTGACGGTGTCGTTGCCATGCATCAGGGCGAGCTTCTGGCGCAAAAGGGCCTGACGATCGATCCCGTCGACACAGTGGGCGCCGGCGATACATTCTGCGGCTATCTGGCCGCGAGCCTCGACCAGGGGCTCGACTTTGCCGCGGCGCTGCGGCGGGCCGCGGTGGCGGGCTCGCTTGCCTGCCTGAAACCCGGCGCGCAACCGGCCATTCCCATGGCCGGCGATGTGGATGCCAGGCGCTGA
- the trmB gene encoding tRNA (guanosine(46)-N7)-methyltransferase TrmB yields the protein MSSEDTERRSRATEAFFGRRKGKALRENQIDLMSTLLPSLRLDLAAPAPAALADLYNREVERLRLEIGFGGGEHLAHRAAEQPSTGFIGVEPFVNSMAKLLAKVDEQGLDNIRVYDDDATQLLDWLPAASIDQIDLLYPDPWPKKKHWKRRFVSQVNLTRFQRVLKPGGLFCFASDIDTYVNWTLMHCRDHGGFQWLAEEPSDWLSPFASWPGTRYEAKARREGRSSAYLTFRRI from the coding sequence ATGTCGTCTGAGGATACCGAGCGCCGGTCGCGAGCCACCGAGGCCTTTTTCGGCCGGCGCAAGGGCAAGGCCTTGCGCGAGAACCAGATCGACCTGATGTCGACGCTGCTGCCGTCACTGCGGCTGGATCTGGCGGCTCCGGCGCCGGCCGCTCTGGCGGATCTCTACAATCGTGAAGTCGAGCGGCTGCGGCTGGAAATCGGCTTTGGCGGCGGCGAGCACCTGGCTCACCGCGCGGCCGAACAGCCCTCGACCGGGTTTATCGGCGTCGAACCCTTCGTCAATTCCATGGCGAAGCTGCTGGCCAAGGTGGACGAGCAGGGTCTGGACAATATCCGCGTCTATGATGACGATGCGACCCAGCTTCTCGACTGGCTGCCTGCCGCCTCCATCGACCAGATTGATCTGCTTTATCCGGATCCATGGCCGAAGAAGAAACACTGGAAGCGGCGCTTCGTGTCACAGGTCAATCTGACGCGTTTCCAGCGGGTGCTGAAGCCCGGCGGACTGTTCTGCTTTGCCTCGGATATCGATACCTATGTGAATTGGACCCTGATGCATTGCAGGGATCATGGCGGCTTCCAGTGGCTGGCTGAAGAACCCTCGGACTGGCTGTCGCCCTTCGCCTCCTGGCCCGGTACGCGCTATGAAGCCAAAGCGCGCAGGGAGGGGCGGTCGTCGGCCTATCTAACCTTCCGGCGGATCTGA
- the lnt gene encoding apolipoprotein N-acyltransferase — protein sequence MERLANRVILLWGWRRALLAIASGAFAALALPPVSFVAALFVSFPLLVWLMDGLSTAPGSGFLARSRSTILIGWLFGFGYFVAGLWWLGSALLVEADEYAWALPLAVLGLPAVLAIFYGLATWIAGLFWSDGFGRLTALALGFGLAEWLRSFVLTGFPWNAIGYGVMPIPLMMQTDQVIGLFGVSALAVFVAAAPALLGTRRGMLTGLALALALACAHLGYGAYRLSDAPPLGAAAEAGPSEAGDISVRIVQPVIDQAQKMDINDRVAVFQEHLDLTALPPRQGQRRPDIIIWPETSVPFILTQYRDALVRIADVLQDGQILLAGVVRTEDGPPGEPPRYYNSVYAIDSQGQILAAADKVHLTPFGEYLPFESIFNALGIGNIVNVPGGFTAGAGHALLTLPGGQTFYPLICYEAIFPDEIEPSSASVSALLNITNDAWFGNTPGPYQHFLQSRLRAVETGRSLIRGANNGISAYVDPYGRIVSKINLDDKAVLDSTLGRFPVSKWDNYTRNNNFWLIISTLLVIAIVSRLGPKLHLN from the coding sequence ATGGAAAGACTAGCAAACAGGGTCATTCTGCTTTGGGGCTGGCGACGGGCGCTGCTTGCCATCGCCAGCGGGGCCTTTGCCGCCTTGGCCCTTCCGCCGGTCTCGTTTGTCGCAGCGCTCTTTGTCTCCTTCCCGCTCCTTGTCTGGCTGATGGATGGGCTGTCGACGGCGCCCGGCTCCGGCTTTCTTGCCAGGTCCCGCTCCACAATCCTGATCGGCTGGCTCTTCGGCTTCGGCTATTTCGTGGCGGGGCTCTGGTGGCTGGGTAGCGCCCTGCTGGTCGAGGCGGATGAATATGCCTGGGCGCTGCCGCTGGCGGTCCTCGGCCTCCCGGCGGTGCTGGCGATTTTCTATGGGCTTGCGACCTGGATCGCCGGCCTCTTCTGGTCCGACGGTTTCGGCCGGCTGACGGCGCTGGCACTCGGCTTCGGCCTGGCGGAATGGCTGAGAAGCTTTGTTCTGACCGGCTTTCCCTGGAATGCCATCGGCTATGGCGTCATGCCGATCCCTCTGATGATGCAGACCGACCAGGTGATCGGCCTGTTCGGGGTCAGCGCACTCGCCGTCTTCGTCGCCGCGGCGCCCGCTTTGTTGGGCACGCGCCGCGGCATGCTGACCGGCCTGGCGCTGGCGCTCGCCCTGGCATGCGCGCATCTCGGCTACGGCGCCTATCGCCTCTCCGATGCGCCTCCGCTCGGCGCGGCGGCGGAGGCCGGGCCGTCGGAGGCTGGCGATATCAGCGTGCGCATCGTCCAGCCGGTCATCGATCAGGCCCAGAAAATGGATATCAATGATCGGGTCGCCGTGTTTCAGGAGCATCTCGATCTGACGGCGCTTCCGCCGCGACAGGGGCAGCGGCGGCCGGATATCATCATCTGGCCGGAAACCTCGGTCCCCTTCATCCTGACGCAATATCGCGACGCGCTGGTGCGCATCGCCGATGTGCTGCAGGATGGGCAGATCCTGCTGGCGGGTGTGGTCAGAACGGAAGACGGGCCACCGGGAGAGCCGCCGCGTTACTATAATTCGGTCTATGCGATCGACAGCCAGGGGCAGATCCTGGCCGCCGCCGACAAGGTGCATCTGACGCCTTTCGGCGAATATCTTCCCTTCGAAAGCATCTTCAATGCTCTCGGCATCGGCAATATCGTCAACGTGCCGGGTGGTTTCACCGCCGGTGCCGGACACGCCCTGCTGACCCTTCCCGGAGGGCAGACCTTTTATCCGCTCATCTGCTACGAGGCGATCTTTCCCGATGAGATCGAGCCGTCATCGGCAAGTGTTTCCGCCCTTCTTAATATTACGAATGACGCATGGTTCGGCAATACACCCGGGCCCTACCAGCATTTTCTGCAATCACGGCTGCGGGCCGTAGAAACGGGCCGTTCACTGATTCGAGGCGCCAATAATGGCATTTCGGCCTATGTTGATCCCTATGGCAGGATCGTCAGTAAAATAAACTTGGATGACAAGGCCGTATTAGATTCCACCCTCGGTCGTTTTCCTGTTTCCAAATGGGACAATTACACTCGTAATAATAACTTCTGGTTGATAATTTCTACTTTGCTTGTGATTGCAATAGTCTCTCGACTAGGGCCGAAATTACACCTCAATTGA
- a CDS encoding DUF1150 family protein, with amino-acid sequence MLLKNATSHLTQSELAHLGSGEIGYIRKMRSEEVSKCFPEAPEIDPSLDLWALFGADGTPILLTDNRSSTFFKAAEDDLKTVSIH; translated from the coding sequence ATGCTCCTGAAGAATGCGACCTCGCACTTGACGCAGTCGGAACTTGCCCATCTCGGTTCGGGCGAAATTGGCTACATTCGCAAAATGCGGTCCGAAGAAGTCTCCAAGTGCTTTCCCGAGGCTCCCGAAATCGACCCGAGCCTTGATCTCTGGGCACTGTTCGGCGCCGACGGCACCCCGATCCTGCTGACGGACAACCGGTCGAGCACTTTCTTCAAGGCGGCGGAAGACGATCTGAAAACCGTCAGCATTCACTGA
- a CDS encoding Hsp20 family protein — protein MSRMTPFTSPLLLGFDTMEKTLERLAKANDGYPPYNIERMRPELDGEPERLRITLAVAGFSEDDLDISLEENQLIIRGRQTETGARDYLYRGIAARQFQRMFVLADGMQVGGARLRNGLLSVDLIRPEPERMVRKINISVSE, from the coding sequence ATGAGTCGGATGACACCGTTTACCAGCCCGCTGCTTCTGGGCTTCGATACGATGGAGAAGACGCTGGAGCGTCTTGCAAAGGCCAATGACGGCTATCCTCCCTATAATATTGAGCGCATGCGTCCCGAGCTCGACGGCGAGCCCGAGCGATTGAGGATCACGCTGGCTGTGGCCGGTTTTTCGGAAGACGATCTGGACATCAGCCTGGAGGAAAACCAGCTGATCATCAGAGGCCGGCAAACGGAGACAGGCGCGCGGGACTATCTGTATCGCGGCATTGCCGCACGGCAGTTCCAGCGCATGTTCGTCCTGGCCGACGGTATGCAGGTCGGTGGGGCGCGCCTGCGGAACGGCCTGCTCTCGGTCGATCTCATTCGGCCGGAACCTGAGCGCATGGTGCGAAAAATTAACATTTCCGTCTCAGAGTAA
- the truA gene encoding tRNA pseudouridine(38-40) synthase TruA → MPRFKMTVEYDGSPYVGWQRQENGHSVQSAIEKAIRSLTGETVSIRAAGRTDSGVHAFGQVVHADLARAWVPYKLRNALNAHLAMAGEKVSILQVEAVDDGFDARFSALRRHYLYRIITRASPLAIEARRAWWVSKPLDHEAMHAAAQMLVGHHDFTTFRSVHCQARSPMRTLDRLDVTRRGELIEIRASAQSFLHNQIRSFAGTLKLAGEGKMTPQDVRAALEAKDRAACGPVAPPEGLYFMQVDYPDPAGSAGIDAEKLFQRIGEDE, encoded by the coding sequence ATGCCGCGCTTCAAGATGACCGTCGAATATGACGGCAGCCCCTATGTCGGCTGGCAGCGCCAGGAAAATGGCCATTCCGTGCAGTCGGCGATCGAGAAGGCCATTCGCTCCCTGACCGGCGAGACCGTCTCCATTCGCGCGGCCGGCCGCACGGATTCCGGCGTTCACGCCTTCGGGCAGGTGGTGCATGCCGATCTGGCGCGGGCCTGGGTGCCCTACAAGCTGCGCAATGCGCTGAATGCGCATCTGGCGATGGCCGGGGAGAAGGTGTCGATCCTGCAGGTAGAGGCCGTCGACGACGGCTTCGACGCGCGCTTTTCGGCGCTGCGTCGCCATTATCTCTACCGCATCATCACACGCGCCTCGCCGCTCGCCATCGAAGCCAGGCGGGCCTGGTGGGTGTCGAAGCCGCTCGACCACGAGGCCATGCATGCGGCGGCGCAGATGCTGGTCGGGCATCACGATTTCACGACCTTCCGTTCGGTCCATTGCCAGGCGAGGAGCCCGATGCGCACGCTCGACCGGCTGGACGTGACCCGCCGGGGCGAACTGATCGAGATCCGCGCCTCGGCGCAGAGCTTCCTGCACAATCAGATCCGCTCCTTTGCCGGAACGTTGAAACTGGCCGGCGAAGGAAAGATGACGCCGCAGGACGTTCGCGCCGCCCTGGAGGCGAAGGACCGCGCCGCCTGTGGGCCGGTTGCGCCGCCGGAAGGTCTCTATTTCATGCAGGTCGATTATCCGGATCCTGCCGGATCAGCCGGGATAGACGCCGAGAAACTGTTCCAGCGCATCGGAGAGGATGAGTGA
- the dapE gene encoding succinyl-diaminopimelate desuccinylase yields the protein MSAQDQAHDQPQDAAQNSAQNSAQNSDQVKGRVKGEAREPVENLRRLIRCPSVTPSDAGALAALSDMLTPLGFSVERVTAREAGTPDIDNLYARLGTSGPHLMFAGHTDVVPVGDEAAWSHPPFAAEIADGAMFGRGAVDMKGGIACFVAAVARHVERHGAPRGSISFLITGDEEGPAINGTVKLLQWAREKGEQWDACLVGEPTNPERLGDMIKIGRRGSVSASVTIHGVQGHVAYPHLADNPLRAAAAMAEALMFPPLDSGTAHFPPTNLEVTTIDTGNTATNVIPARVRLEFNVRFNDLWSVETLQAELLRRLDAAAAHDRLRPGRDPVRYEITWSQRPSQVFLTRNEALVEALSAAVEKVTGQVPTLSTTGGTSDARFIKDYCPVVEFGLVGQTMHMADERVSLSDLETLTGIYESFLERWFTHAAA from the coding sequence ATGTCGGCGCAAGATCAGGCTCACGATCAGCCCCAGGATGCGGCCCAGAATTCGGCTCAGAATTCGGCCCAGAATTCGGACCAGGTGAAGGGTCGGGTGAAGGGTGAAGCCCGGGAACCGGTGGAGAACCTGCGGCGGCTGATCCGCTGCCCCTCCGTGACGCCGAGTGATGCCGGAGCGCTGGCCGCTCTTTCGGACATGCTGACGCCCCTCGGGTTCAGCGTTGAGCGGGTGACCGCCCGCGAGGCAGGGACGCCGGACATCGACAACCTCTACGCCCGGCTCGGAACCAGCGGACCGCATCTGATGTTTGCCGGCCATACCGATGTGGTACCGGTGGGCGATGAGGCGGCCTGGAGTCATCCGCCCTTTGCGGCAGAGATTGCCGATGGTGCGATGTTCGGCCGTGGCGCCGTGGATATGAAGGGCGGCATAGCCTGCTTCGTGGCGGCCGTTGCCCGGCATGTCGAGCGGCACGGGGCGCCGCGAGGCTCCATTTCCTTCCTCATCACCGGCGACGAGGAAGGTCCGGCCATCAACGGCACCGTCAAGCTCCTGCAATGGGCGAGGGAAAAAGGCGAGCAGTGGGACGCCTGCCTCGTCGGCGAGCCGACCAATCCGGAAAGACTGGGCGATATGATCAAGATCGGCCGGCGCGGCTCGGTTTCCGCTTCGGTCACCATTCACGGGGTCCAGGGCCATGTCGCCTACCCGCATCTGGCCGATAATCCGCTGCGGGCGGCTGCGGCCATGGCCGAGGCCCTGATGTTTCCGCCACTCGATTCCGGCACCGCGCATTTTCCGCCGACCAATCTCGAAGTCACCACGATCGATACCGGCAACACGGCAACCAATGTGATCCCGGCCAGGGTGCGGCTCGAATTCAATGTGCGCTTCAACGATCTCTGGAGCGTCGAGACCCTGCAGGCGGAACTTCTGCGCCGGCTCGACGCCGCAGCCGCGCATGACCGTCTCAGGCCCGGCCGCGATCCGGTCCGCTACGAGATCACCTGGTCGCAAAGGCCGAGCCAGGTGTTCCTGACCCGCAACGAGGCCCTGGTCGAGGCTTTGTCCGCTGCGGTCGAAAAGGTGACCGGACAGGTGCCGACGCTGTCGACGACCGGTGGTACCTCCGACGCGCGCTTCATCAAGGATTACTGCCCCGTGGTGGAATTCGGCCTGGTCGGACAGACCATGCACATGGCTGACGAGCGGGTGTCCCTTTCGGATCTGGAGACGCTGACCGGCATATATGAGAGCTTCCTGGAGCGCTGGTTCACCCATGCGGCTGCCTGA
- the def gene encoding peptide deformylase — MTIKPLIILPDPLLRQVSKPIEQVDSDVLQLADDMLETMYDAPGIGLAGIQIGVPRRILVVDVSREGEEKQPLVVINPTILTSSDERSVYEEGCLSIPDYYAEVERPASVTVDYVGRDGKQHQIEADGLLATCLQHEIDHLNGVLFIDHISRLKREMVIKKFTKAAKTRAI; from the coding sequence ATGACGATCAAGCCGCTTATCATTCTCCCCGATCCCCTTCTGCGTCAGGTGTCCAAGCCGATCGAGCAGGTCGATTCCGACGTGCTGCAACTGGCCGATGACATGCTGGAAACCATGTATGACGCGCCGGGGATAGGCCTGGCGGGCATACAGATCGGCGTGCCGCGCCGTATTCTTGTGGTCGACGTGTCGCGCGAAGGCGAGGAAAAGCAGCCGCTGGTGGTGATCAACCCGACCATTCTCACCTCCTCGGACGAGCGCTCGGTCTATGAGGAAGGCTGCCTGTCCATTCCCGATTACTATGCAGAGGTGGAGCGTCCGGCGTCCGTGACGGTGGACTATGTCGGACGCGATGGTAAGCAGCACCAGATCGAGGCCGACGGCCTTCTCGCCACTTGTTTGCAGCACGAGATCGACCATCTGAACGGGGTGCTGTTCATCGATCATATATCGCGGCTGAAGCGCGAGATGGTGATCAAGAAATTCACTAAGGCAGCCAAGACCAGGGCCATCTGA